From Bacillus sp. FSL K6-3431, the proteins below share one genomic window:
- a CDS encoding extracellular solute-binding protein produces MNKFKRHSLFALLLAMILVIAACSGKEKDSSSKGKVDGDKVELTLWNIWTEPSPQNTANLEQIEKFMDENPDIVIKQQSIPHDQFKVKVKTQAAGKQLPDLVQVFPGAELKPLVSGELIQPIDDIMSHWKDLIPEGQLGDYQVDGKQYAIPANVTPTSLVYYDKDMLAKAGYDEFPTTYAEFKKLINKFNEQKIIPIALGNKAQWLLQSSYISTIGDRLTGDDFLTAVLDTGEKKFTDKKFIEALGIINELSDLKAFNEDFNSIDNNQHRDLFMLGDAAMMIDGAWSLGPVLEGAPDKNIGMALFPEVPGGLGDPKAVSAVTGTGIALNNELEGEKLEAAQKFLKSFYSEDYFNNLMKADILVVADIEAPAEVSELAKEVSKLTSEKIVPVYDASLPTEITDILNSGLQEMTIGTLTPEQLAEKLQQAVDKQK; encoded by the coding sequence TTGAATAAATTTAAAAGACATAGTTTATTTGCTCTGTTGCTTGCAATGATCTTAGTTATCGCAGCTTGTTCTGGTAAAGAGAAAGATAGTAGTTCCAAGGGAAAAGTGGATGGTGACAAAGTGGAGTTGACACTTTGGAATATTTGGACTGAACCATCTCCTCAAAACACTGCCAACTTGGAACAAATCGAGAAGTTTATGGATGAAAATCCTGACATTGTAATTAAGCAACAAAGTATCCCTCATGACCAATTCAAGGTGAAAGTAAAAACACAGGCAGCAGGAAAGCAACTTCCGGATTTAGTGCAAGTGTTTCCCGGAGCAGAACTAAAGCCATTAGTTAGTGGCGAATTGATCCAGCCAATTGATGATATTATGAGTCACTGGAAAGATTTAATTCCAGAAGGACAGCTTGGAGATTATCAAGTTGATGGGAAACAATATGCAATACCTGCGAACGTTACACCGACAAGCCTTGTATATTATGACAAAGATATGCTGGCTAAAGCAGGATACGATGAATTCCCCACAACATACGCTGAATTTAAAAAGTTAATTAACAAATTTAACGAACAAAAAATTATTCCAATTGCACTTGGGAACAAAGCCCAATGGTTATTACAGTCCTCGTACATTAGTACGATTGGCGACCGCTTAACTGGCGATGATTTTCTGACGGCTGTTTTAGATACTGGTGAAAAGAAATTTACGGATAAGAAGTTTATTGAAGCATTAGGTATCATTAATGAACTGTCTGATTTGAAAGCTTTTAACGAGGACTTTAACTCTATAGATAACAACCAACATAGAGACCTGTTTATGTTAGGTGATGCGGCAATGATGATTGACGGAGCGTGGTCACTTGGGCCGGTATTGGAAGGCGCACCTGACAAAAACATTGGCATGGCATTATTTCCTGAAGTACCAGGGGGGTTAGGGGATCCGAAAGCCGTTTCAGCAGTTACAGGAACAGGGATAGCTTTGAATAATGAACTTGAAGGGGAAAAGTTAGAAGCAGCACAGAAATTCCTGAAAAGTTTTTATTCGGAGGATTACTTTAATAACTTAATGAAAGCTGACATTTTAGTTGTAGCAGATATTGAAGCACCCGCAGAAGTCAGTGAATTGGCGAAAGAAGTATCGAAATTAACATCTGAAAAAATTGTACCTGTTTACGACGCATCGCTACCAACCGAAATTACCGATATTCTTAATTCAGGATTACAGGAAATGACAATAGGAACATTGACTCCTGAACAATTAGCTGAAAAGCTGCAGCAGGCAGTTGATAAACAAAAGTAA
- a CDS encoding YkoF family thiamine/hydroxymethylpyrimidine-binding protein: MTHSVCGTSRIVGLRFSLYPMSDQFVEIIKTTLKDVDTSKVWMKTDDISTCIRGKMEHVFDVGKAVYIHAAKTGKHIVLNGTFSIGCPGDSDGDTYMSEDNFRNNEPIVADLHIEAPTQFALYPLNNENYMQIIADVCGIAKEKGTLTGGVHYASRLDGDAHDVFATLEQALRFTQEQVSHVTMTVNISGNSPSRKNK; the protein is encoded by the coding sequence ATGACACATTCAGTTTGCGGTACTAGTAGAATTGTAGGTTTAAGGTTTTCTCTTTACCCGATGAGCGATCAGTTCGTTGAGATTATCAAAACTACTTTGAAGGATGTAGATACATCAAAAGTGTGGATGAAAACCGACGATATTAGCACATGCATTCGTGGGAAAATGGAGCATGTTTTTGACGTGGGAAAAGCCGTATACATTCATGCAGCAAAAACGGGTAAGCACATTGTATTAAATGGAACCTTTTCCATCGGCTGCCCTGGTGATTCTGATGGGGATACATATATGTCCGAAGACAATTTCCGCAATAATGAACCTATTGTTGCCGACCTTCATATCGAAGCACCAACCCAATTCGCGCTTTACCCGTTGAATAATGAGAACTATATGCAAATTATTGCTGATGTTTGTGGGATTGCAAAAGAAAAAGGCACATTAACAGGCGGGGTCCACTATGCAAGTCGGCTCGACGGTGATGCTCATGATGTATTTGCAACGCTTGAACAAGCGTTGCGTTTTACCCAAGAGCAAGTAAGTCACGTCACAATGACCGTCAATATTTCGGGTAATAGTCCATCAAGAAAAAACAAGTGA